The following proteins are co-located in the Paludibaculum fermentans genome:
- a CDS encoding VOC family protein produces MRRLPFCLLLATVLPLFGQAPDFYKQTPRLMWVVRDAKATADAWEKAGVPNEGDMEPYQAVKVELRGKAGGHKFSMLSGYFGNLRADWIQPVKGDSAWKEFLDKRGPGVFGLMFRVPSMGEMVMEAARLQSLGVSRLEEGVFEFDEGWKVPYVMLDTGGEGKFTLCLYYDAEPDPVPESKGPQVAQLALIAKDMTRVASYWAKLGFAPITESHTEIRDKLYKGAAGRFEMKLGFQRQFPIVMEWIQPVQGPSIYEDQMAKQGEGFHHVAFDAKNLETESERWKELGFPETMSGAWGEKGATGSGRFAYHDLHAAGGVDVELLWTYQASTARAGK; encoded by the coding sequence ATGCGCCGCCTCCCCTTCTGCCTGCTCCTGGCGACCGTCCTGCCCCTCTTCGGGCAAGCTCCCGATTTCTACAAACAGACACCCCGGCTGATGTGGGTGGTGCGAGACGCGAAGGCGACGGCGGATGCCTGGGAGAAGGCCGGCGTGCCGAATGAAGGGGATATGGAGCCCTACCAGGCGGTGAAAGTGGAACTTCGCGGCAAGGCCGGCGGGCACAAGTTCTCGATGCTCAGCGGTTACTTCGGCAACCTGCGCGCGGATTGGATCCAGCCCGTCAAGGGCGATTCGGCCTGGAAGGAGTTCCTGGACAAGCGCGGACCAGGGGTGTTCGGGCTGATGTTCCGAGTGCCATCCATGGGGGAGATGGTCATGGAGGCGGCCCGCCTCCAGTCGCTGGGTGTCTCCCGCCTGGAAGAGGGCGTTTTCGAGTTCGACGAGGGCTGGAAGGTCCCGTATGTCATGCTCGACACCGGGGGCGAGGGGAAGTTCACCTTATGCCTCTACTATGACGCCGAGCCCGATCCCGTGCCCGAGAGCAAAGGTCCGCAGGTTGCCCAGTTGGCTCTCATCGCCAAGGATATGACCCGCGTTGCCTCCTACTGGGCCAAACTTGGCTTTGCCCCCATCACGGAGTCCCACACGGAGATCCGCGACAAGCTGTATAAGGGCGCGGCTGGACGCTTTGAGATGAAGCTCGGCTTTCAGCGCCAGTTCCCGATCGTCATGGAATGGATCCAGCCCGTGCAGGGCCCGTCCATTTATGAAGACCAGATGGCGAAGCAGGGAGAAGGCTTCCATCACGTGGCCTTCGATGCCAAGAATCTCGAGACAGAGTCGGAGCGTTGGAAGGAACTGGGCTTCCCCGAAACGATGTCAGGGGCGTGGGGGGAGAAGGGCGCGACGGGCTCCGGCCGCTTTGCGTACCACGATCTGCACGCGGCCGGAGGAGTTGACGTCGAGCTGTTGTGGACCTACCAGGCCTCTACGGCGCGGGCCGGCAAGTAA